From one Solea solea chromosome 15, fSolSol10.1, whole genome shotgun sequence genomic stretch:
- the LOC131474459 gene encoding atlastin-2-like isoform X1: MAEVRRLRSRNHFKPSHKNRMVNEGLSGVEDVPIFQQKQKPPLAKTEELEDELLPRTMASKLSKDASLTPSPDEGIHEDEAVTEEEQKAHPIQIVLANEDEHSFELDAAALEKILLQDHVKDLNVVVVSVAGAFRKGKSFLLDFMLRYMHNQQNHSWIGGDDEPLTGFTWRGGCERETTGIQIWSEVFVVDKPDGSKVAVLLVDTQGAFDSQSTIKDCATVFALSTMTSSVQVYNLSQNIQEDDLQHLQLFTEYGRLAMEEIYLKPFQSLMFLIRDWSYPYEHNYGLKGGNNFLDKRLQVKQNQHEELQNVRKHIHSCFSSIGCFLLPHPGLKVSTNPYFDGRLKDIDDDFKRELAKLVPLLLDPERLVEKEIGGNKVTCRDLLEYFKAYIKIYQGEELPHPKSMLQATAEANNLTAVAGAKDMYGKSMEQICGGDKPYIAPADLERCHEEFRTHSVRYFRSVKKMGGDEFCQRYQNQLESELDEAFGNFSKHNDGKNIFYAARTPATLFAVMFVTYVVSGVTGFIGLSTLASLANLVMGIALLSLCAWAYVKYSGEFREVGTMIDEVAETLWVQVGVSKI, from the exons ATGGCGGAGGTGAGACGGTTGAGGAGCAGAAATCACTTCAAGCCGAGTCACAAAAACCGAATGGTTAACGAAG GCTTGAGTGGTGTGGAAGATGTCCCCATTTTCCAACAGAAGCAGAAGCCTCCTTTAGCCAAGACAGAAGAACTGGAGGATGAATTGCTTCCCAGGACCATGGCCTCAAAATTAAGCAAAGATGCCAGCCTCACCCCCTCACCAGACGAAGGGATTCATGAAGATGAG GCTGTGACAGAGGAGGAACAAAAAGCCCATCCCATCCAGATTGTCCTTGCCAATGAAGATGAGCACAGCTTTGAGCTGGATGCTGCAGCGCTTGAGAAGATCCTGCTGCAAGATCACGTGAAGGACCTGAATGTAGTGGTCGTGTCTGTGGCCGGAGCCTTCCGCAAGGGCAAGTCTTTCCTGTTGGACTTCATGCTGCGGTACATGCACAATCAG CAGAATCACTCGTGGATTGGAGGTGACGATGAGCCTCTGACAGGCTTTACCTGGAGAGGAGGCTGCGAGAGGGAAACCACAGGAATTCAGATCTGGAGCGAAGTGTTTGTGGTTGACAAACCAGATGGCAGCAAG GTAGCTGTACTCCTCGTTGACACTCAGGGAGCGTTTGACAGCCAGTCCACTATAAAGGACTGTGCCACTGTGTTTGCCCTCAGCACAATGACAAGCTCTGTACAG GTCTACAATCTCTCCCAGAATATACAGGAGGATGACCTACAACATCTGCAG CTTTTCACAGAATACGGTCGCCTGGCAATGGAAGAGATCTACCTGAAACCTTTCCAG TCCCTGATGTTCCTGATTCGTGACTGGAGTTACCCTTATGAGCATAACTATGGCCTAAAAGGAGGCAACAACTTCCTAGACAAAAGACTGCag GTAAAACAGAACCAACATGAAGAGTTGCAAAATGTAAGGAAGCACATCCACTCCTGCTTCTCCAGCATCGGCTGCTTCCTGCTGCCACATCCTGGCCTCAAGGTGTCCACCAACCCTTACTTTGATGGCAGGCTGAAAG ATATCGATGATGATTTTAAGAGGGAGCTGGCCAAGCTAGTGCCTCTCCTCCTGGACCCAGAGAGACTGGTAGAGAAGGAGATTGGAGGAAATAAAGTCACCTGCAGAGATCTCCTGGAGTACTTCAAG GCTTACATAAAGATCTACCAAGGTGAGGAGCTGCCTCACCCCAAGTCCATGCTGCAG GCGACAGCAGAAGCCAACAACTTGACTGCAGTGGCAGGAGCCAAAGACATGTATGGAAAGAGCATGGAGCAG ATTTGCGGTGGGGACAAGCCATACATTGCCCCGGCCGACCTGGAGCGCTGCCACGAAGAGTTCCGCACGCACTCTGTACGTTACTTCCGCTCTGTGAAGAAAATGGGCGGCGACGAGTTTTGCCAGCGCTACCAGAACCAACTGGAATCCGAGTTGGACGAGGCCTTCGGCAACTTCTCCAAACACAACGACGGCAAAAACATCTTCTATGCAGCGCGCACGCCCGCCACGCTGTTTGCGGTCATGTTCGTCACCTACGTGGTGTCCGGCGTGACCGGCTTCATCGGTCTGAGCACCTTAGCCTCCCTAGCTAACCTGGTCATGGGCATCGCACTGCTGTCACTCTGCGCCTGGGCGTATGTGAAGTATTCTGGAGAGTTTCGGGAGGTGGGAACGATGATAGATGAGGTGGCTGAGACGCTCTGGGTACAGGTGGGTGTGTCCAAGATATAA
- the LOC131474459 gene encoding atlastin-2-like isoform X2: MAEVRRLRSRNHFKPSHKNRMVNEGLSGVEDVPIFQQKQKPPLAKTEELEDELLPRTMASKLSKDASLTPSPDEGIHEDEAVTEEEQKAHPIQIVLANEDEHSFELDAAALEKILLQDHVKDLNVVVVSVAGAFRKGKSFLLDFMLRYMHNQNHSWIGGDDEPLTGFTWRGGCERETTGIQIWSEVFVVDKPDGSKVAVLLVDTQGAFDSQSTIKDCATVFALSTMTSSVQVYNLSQNIQEDDLQHLQLFTEYGRLAMEEIYLKPFQSLMFLIRDWSYPYEHNYGLKGGNNFLDKRLQVKQNQHEELQNVRKHIHSCFSSIGCFLLPHPGLKVSTNPYFDGRLKDIDDDFKRELAKLVPLLLDPERLVEKEIGGNKVTCRDLLEYFKAYIKIYQGEELPHPKSMLQATAEANNLTAVAGAKDMYGKSMEQICGGDKPYIAPADLERCHEEFRTHSVRYFRSVKKMGGDEFCQRYQNQLESELDEAFGNFSKHNDGKNIFYAARTPATLFAVMFVTYVVSGVTGFIGLSTLASLANLVMGIALLSLCAWAYVKYSGEFREVGTMIDEVAETLWVQVGVSKI, translated from the exons ATGGCGGAGGTGAGACGGTTGAGGAGCAGAAATCACTTCAAGCCGAGTCACAAAAACCGAATGGTTAACGAAG GCTTGAGTGGTGTGGAAGATGTCCCCATTTTCCAACAGAAGCAGAAGCCTCCTTTAGCCAAGACAGAAGAACTGGAGGATGAATTGCTTCCCAGGACCATGGCCTCAAAATTAAGCAAAGATGCCAGCCTCACCCCCTCACCAGACGAAGGGATTCATGAAGATGAG GCTGTGACAGAGGAGGAACAAAAAGCCCATCCCATCCAGATTGTCCTTGCCAATGAAGATGAGCACAGCTTTGAGCTGGATGCTGCAGCGCTTGAGAAGATCCTGCTGCAAGATCACGTGAAGGACCTGAATGTAGTGGTCGTGTCTGTGGCCGGAGCCTTCCGCAAGGGCAAGTCTTTCCTGTTGGACTTCATGCTGCGGTACATGCACAATCAG AATCACTCGTGGATTGGAGGTGACGATGAGCCTCTGACAGGCTTTACCTGGAGAGGAGGCTGCGAGAGGGAAACCACAGGAATTCAGATCTGGAGCGAAGTGTTTGTGGTTGACAAACCAGATGGCAGCAAG GTAGCTGTACTCCTCGTTGACACTCAGGGAGCGTTTGACAGCCAGTCCACTATAAAGGACTGTGCCACTGTGTTTGCCCTCAGCACAATGACAAGCTCTGTACAG GTCTACAATCTCTCCCAGAATATACAGGAGGATGACCTACAACATCTGCAG CTTTTCACAGAATACGGTCGCCTGGCAATGGAAGAGATCTACCTGAAACCTTTCCAG TCCCTGATGTTCCTGATTCGTGACTGGAGTTACCCTTATGAGCATAACTATGGCCTAAAAGGAGGCAACAACTTCCTAGACAAAAGACTGCag GTAAAACAGAACCAACATGAAGAGTTGCAAAATGTAAGGAAGCACATCCACTCCTGCTTCTCCAGCATCGGCTGCTTCCTGCTGCCACATCCTGGCCTCAAGGTGTCCACCAACCCTTACTTTGATGGCAGGCTGAAAG ATATCGATGATGATTTTAAGAGGGAGCTGGCCAAGCTAGTGCCTCTCCTCCTGGACCCAGAGAGACTGGTAGAGAAGGAGATTGGAGGAAATAAAGTCACCTGCAGAGATCTCCTGGAGTACTTCAAG GCTTACATAAAGATCTACCAAGGTGAGGAGCTGCCTCACCCCAAGTCCATGCTGCAG GCGACAGCAGAAGCCAACAACTTGACTGCAGTGGCAGGAGCCAAAGACATGTATGGAAAGAGCATGGAGCAG ATTTGCGGTGGGGACAAGCCATACATTGCCCCGGCCGACCTGGAGCGCTGCCACGAAGAGTTCCGCACGCACTCTGTACGTTACTTCCGCTCTGTGAAGAAAATGGGCGGCGACGAGTTTTGCCAGCGCTACCAGAACCAACTGGAATCCGAGTTGGACGAGGCCTTCGGCAACTTCTCCAAACACAACGACGGCAAAAACATCTTCTATGCAGCGCGCACGCCCGCCACGCTGTTTGCGGTCATGTTCGTCACCTACGTGGTGTCCGGCGTGACCGGCTTCATCGGTCTGAGCACCTTAGCCTCCCTAGCTAACCTGGTCATGGGCATCGCACTGCTGTCACTCTGCGCCTGGGCGTATGTGAAGTATTCTGGAGAGTTTCGGGAGGTGGGAACGATGATAGATGAGGTGGCTGAGACGCTCTGGGTACAGGTGGGTGTGTCCAAGATATAA